TCCAGATCGAATAAACGCGATCCACCACCTCGATGGTGAAGGGGAGCGTTCGTGAGAGCCCGGGCCCCTGGATCCGCACGCTCCCGGTATAGAGCCCCGAGGGGGTGTTTGCCGTTTGGATGCGCAACGATGAAGCCGCCCATGGTGGGTTCCAGAGCTCCCCCTGCAGGGTCCCGGAGATCCCAGGAGACAGCATGGGGGTGAGGGTGAGGGGAACGGTGTATCCGATGCCCGTGATCGAGACCACCGCCCTGCCTGTAGGGGGGAGGAGGAGAAAGTTCGGCGCGAGCGTGAAGGGATCGCCTCCGCAGAACCGGCCGGGGGGCGTGGCAGCGGACAGGGCTGGCAAGGTGGTCGTGTAAACAGGATCCCCTATTGCGTCCCGATACGCGGAAGTCCAGGCTCCGCTCGAAGGCGGCAACGGCTGGACCGACCCATCCTGGGCTGTGCTGGTGGTCACCCGGAAATCCGCGCTGTTCGGATCGGCATAGGCGTAATCGTTGAACCACTGGATGACGCGCAGGAAAGGATAGGAGGGCGCCCGGCTGTAAGCATCCCGGATCCATGCTGCCTTGGAAAACGTCACGCCATCTCCCTCCACCGAGCCGATCTCGGCGATGATCTGAGGCTTTGGATAGGAGCAGGCCAGATCCTTCAGGACCGCGTCATAGAGCTCAGGGAACGTGCGCCAGATCCCCGGAGGGCGGGTCGTATACCAGTTGTATCCGCTTAAGCCGATCCAATCCACCACATCATCGCCGGGGTAATAAGCGTGCAGATCGTTCCATGAATCGGGGGGATTGCTGGCATAATTCGGGCTCCACACCCACTCCACGTTGGAAACCCCCTCTTCCTCGAAGATCCGGTGGACATGTCGCCAGACGGCCACATAGAGCGAGGGGTCCGCGCCGATATGCCCGACCCACCATGGGGAATCCGAGATGTTCATTTCATGAGCGAAACGGATCAAAAACCGCTCCGGCCGCGCTTTCAAAGCCTGAGCGAAACCCCGAATGTAGGGATCGCATTTCCCGTTCAAAATATCTGGAAGGGGGATGGCCCCCAAGTAATCCTGCGCACATCCGGTTGCCTGCCGGCCGTGAAGAGGCTGCCACGTGAGCATCACGGCAGGCCGCGCGGAGACGGGAAGGGTGTTGCTGATCGTGTTCAAGAGATAGGGGTCAAAGTAACGCTCTAACCCGGAGGCGTTCGGATTGCCCTGCCAGTCCATGAAATACATCACCACCGCAGGGCGTTTGCCCACCAGGTTGCTGAAATTCAGGATCTCCTGGCCATAGTTCAGCGTAGGCCGGAGATGGATCGCATGGGCCAGGCCCAGGACCTGGGCCGGGCCGGAAGGAGGGAGAGTGGACCCGTCGAGGCCGAGTCCTTCCCAAGCCCACCCGGCTCTCCAGGTGTAAATGGAAATCCCCAAGAGCCCCAAAACCCCCATGCGCGGGAGCACCGACCGGATGCCCATGCAGAACCCCCTTGCGAATCAAATGCGGCGGACACGTTCCTGTCGGGACAGATAACGCCCCCACTTGGGTCGACGGGGAAGCCCACGGATCCCACAGTAAGTGCCGAGCCCGACGGCCAGATGCCAAGCGGGGCTGTAAAGCATCCAGAAAAGACGACGCTGAAGGGGTTGCTCGCGGAAGTGCGGATGACGCCAGATGAACCGCCAATCTTCCCAACTCTCCCGGATCGCCCCTCGCAACACCGCCTGGAGGCCAAAGCCCCGGTATGCGGGCGGGTCGAAACGCTCCCGGAAAGCCGCCGCATAGTCCGCGTTCTCCCGGAAGAGCTCCAATAACCCATAATCGTGGGAATGAAAAACCCGGGACCGAGGCTCAAACACAAGGGCGTAGCCAGCGAGGAGGACGCGCTCCGCCCAATCCGCATCCTCCCCAAAGGGGAGAGGGCGGAAGGGGATCTGCGCCCACACCGAGCGCCGGATGGCCGAACTGGTATTGGAGAAGTAAATATAAAAGAACCGATTGGCCTCGAAATCGGCCCGGGAAGCCGGCATTCGCTTCACCAAGCGTTCCGTCCCTCCCGTCTGCCATCGGGTGAGCAGCTGGCGCACCAGCGAGGGGCACGCGCTCGGTCGGGGCAGATGGCGGCTGAACACACCCGCCACCTGCTTGTCCTCCTGCATCGGTTGGATCAAGGCATTCAACCACTCCTCATCGGCCGGGGTTGCATCCTGAGATAGATAAACCAGATAGCACGTATCCGGATGAGCCAGCCGGGCTCCCAGATTACGAGTCTCCCCGTGATTGAACTCATGGGGGGGGATCTCGACCAAGCGCACCGGGTATCGATTCAGGATCTCCTTGGAACGATCACGGGATCCGGAATCGATTGCCAGCACCTCGAAGGGCAACGCCACGCGCTGGGCAAAGATCCCCTCCATGACCTCCTCGAGGTAACGCTCACCGTTCTTGGTCAGCAAAATGATCGTGATTCGCTCCTTCATAAGAAGGCGCGCCCCCAGATCCGATAGATCCGGTTCAGCATTCGAACGATCCGACCCCGTCGGACAGCCTCCAGATGCGCCCGCAAGGCTGCATACTCTGAGCGCAAGCGATCGTTCTCTACGCGAAGCCCGATCCAATGCAACGCCCTTCGTCGGGCATGGGGCGCATCCGGAGCCATGTGGGGCTCTCGAAGGAAGGCCTCAATCGGTCGAACCACAACAGACCACCGCAGACGATCGCGCAGAGGCATGGTCTGTCGAGCCAGCTGCTCACGAGAAGGCGGATTGTCCAGCCAGCTTAACAATGCATCCGCAACCGCGCAGGGGTCACGGGGAGGAACCACACGGGCCAACCCATGGGTCTTCATCAAATCCGCCAGCTCATCCCCAGCGCTCAGCACACACGGTAGAGAGGCCCAAAGGTAATCCAGCGAACGAGCCCGCACCGCATAACGGCTTTCCAGCGGATGATCATGGAGGCTGATCCCTACGTCCGCCTCCAGCAAATAAGGCCCTCGCCGATCATAAGGAATCCAATCCAAGAAAAACACATATCGGCCCAGCCAACCTTTTTCCTGACACCACCGGAGAAATTGCGCAGCCTTGGACATGGGCGGAACCACCCGTTCATCGTAATGCTGGGCGGCTCCAAAGACCAGCCGGACCTCCGGGTGATGCCGTAGAACTCGCTCCATGGCTTCGCCCA
The sequence above is drawn from the Thermoflexus sp. genome and encodes:
- a CDS encoding glycosyltransferase family 2 protein; translated protein: MKERITIILLTKNGERYLEEVMEGIFAQRVALPFEVLAIDSGSRDRSKEILNRYPVRLVEIPPHEFNHGETRNLGARLAHPDTCYLVYLSQDATPADEEWLNALIQPMQEDKQVAGVFSRHLPRPSACPSLVRQLLTRWQTGGTERLVKRMPASRADFEANRFFYIYFSNTSSAIRRSVWAQIPFRPLPFGEDADWAERVLLAGYALVFEPRSRVFHSHDYGLLELFRENADYAAAFRERFDPPAYRGFGLQAVLRGAIRESWEDWRFIWRHPHFREQPLQRRLFWMLYSPAWHLAVGLGTYCGIRGLPRRPKWGRYLSRQERVRRI
- a CDS encoding glycoside hydrolase family 26 protein, with product MGIRSVLPRMGVLGLLGISIYTWRAGWAWEGLGLDGSTLPPSGPAQVLGLAHAIHLRPTLNYGQEILNFSNLVGKRPAVVMYFMDWQGNPNASGLERYFDPYLLNTISNTLPVSARPAVMLTWQPLHGRQATGCAQDYLGAIPLPDILNGKCDPYIRGFAQALKARPERFLIRFAHEMNISDSPWWVGHIGADPSLYVAVWRHVHRIFEEEGVSNVEWVWSPNYASNPPDSWNDLHAYYPGDDVVDWIGLSGYNWYTTRPPGIWRTFPELYDAVLKDLACSYPKPQIIAEIGSVEGDGVTFSKAAWIRDAYSRAPSYPFLRVIQWFNDYAYADPNSADFRVTTSTAQDGSVQPLPPSSGAWTSAYRDAIGDPVYTTTLPALSAATPPGRFCGGDPFTLAPNFLLLPPTGRAVVSITGIGYTVPLTLTPMLSPGISGTLQGELWNPPWAASSLRIQTANTPSGLYTGSVRIQGPGLSRTLPFTIEVVDRVYSIWIPMVRR